In the Kribbella sp. NBC_00482 genome, one interval contains:
- a CDS encoding acetylxylan esterase translates to MLSFELSYDELLTYQGTNPRPADFDAFWDKALLSLDEVPDEAEFVDAVDFPLTTATAQHLYFTGTGGYRVHAKVVRPTEPTGPAVLLFHGYGGEQPAWIDLLPYAARGFTVAALDVREQVGFRTSSQASNSFSLHHHLVHGLDDGPDGLLYKHVFLDTRRLADLIGGLPEVDAARIATTGWSQGGGLSLVAAALTPSIKYVASVFPFLSDYQRTWDLNLETSPYDEIVTWFRKRDPRHLRQEEVFTTLGYIDIQHLAPRIRAEVTLFTGLEDQICPPSTQFAAYNKIQSPKEVRTYPDFGHDDLPGALDDIYQLIGTKL, encoded by the coding sequence GTGCTTTCCTTCGAGCTGTCGTACGACGAACTACTCACCTACCAGGGCACGAATCCGCGACCCGCGGACTTCGACGCGTTCTGGGACAAGGCGCTGCTCTCACTGGACGAAGTCCCGGACGAGGCGGAGTTCGTCGACGCCGTCGATTTCCCGCTGACGACGGCGACCGCGCAGCACCTGTACTTCACCGGGACCGGCGGCTACCGGGTGCACGCGAAGGTCGTGCGTCCCACCGAGCCGACCGGGCCGGCCGTGCTGCTGTTCCATGGGTACGGCGGTGAGCAGCCGGCATGGATCGACCTGCTGCCGTACGCCGCTCGTGGGTTCACTGTCGCGGCTCTGGACGTCCGCGAGCAGGTCGGTTTCCGTACGTCGTCGCAGGCATCGAACAGCTTCTCGCTGCATCACCACCTGGTGCACGGGCTCGACGACGGGCCGGACGGCCTGCTCTACAAGCACGTCTTCCTGGACACGCGGCGCTTGGCGGACCTCATTGGCGGGCTGCCTGAGGTCGACGCGGCCCGGATCGCGACGACCGGATGGAGCCAGGGCGGTGGGCTGTCGCTGGTGGCGGCGGCGCTGACGCCGTCGATCAAGTACGTGGCGAGCGTGTTCCCGTTCCTGTCCGACTACCAGCGGACGTGGGACCTGAACCTGGAGACGTCGCCGTACGACGAGATCGTCACGTGGTTCCGCAAGCGCGACCCGCGGCACCTCCGCCAGGAGGAGGTGTTCACGACGCTCGGCTACATCGACATCCAGCACCTGGCACCCCGGATCCGGGCCGAAGTCACCCTCTTCACCGGCCTCGAGGACCAGATCTGCCCACCGTCGACACAGTTCGCCGCCTACAACAAGATCCAGTCCCCCAAGGAAGTCCGCACGTACCCCGACTTCGGCCACGACGACCTACCAGGCGCCCTCGACGACATCTACCAACTGATCGGCACCAAACTCTAG
- a CDS encoding SRPBCC domain-containing protein, with product MKILGTMRALDETRGAVRVEDVYDTDIDDLWAACTTPERLARWLAQVSGALHEGGTVQAVFTSTWSGPARIEVCDAPHHLLLTTEPGTADEGELEAWLTSVGSQTKLVIEERGLPVGSLHFHGAGWQVHLEDLGRSLAIDGPAHDGGWSAEAPAPAWHARWTELTPAYRRTDV from the coding sequence GTGAAGATCCTGGGGACGATGCGGGCGCTCGACGAAACGCGCGGTGCGGTGCGCGTCGAGGACGTGTACGACACCGACATCGACGACCTCTGGGCGGCGTGCACCACGCCGGAGCGACTCGCGCGCTGGCTGGCGCAGGTGTCCGGTGCGCTGCACGAAGGCGGGACGGTCCAGGCCGTCTTCACCAGCACGTGGAGCGGTCCGGCGAGAATCGAGGTCTGCGACGCGCCGCACCATCTCCTGCTCACGACCGAGCCGGGCACTGCCGACGAAGGCGAACTCGAGGCCTGGCTCACGTCTGTCGGCTCGCAGACCAAGCTGGTGATCGAGGAGCGCGGGCTGCCGGTCGGCTCGCTGCACTTCCACGGCGCTGGCTGGCAGGTGCATCTGGAGGACCTCGGCCGTTCGCTGGCGATCGACGGTCCAGCGCACGACGGCGGGTGGTCGGCGGAGGCGCCTGCCCCGGCCTGGCACGCGCGGTGGACCGAACTCACCCCGGCGTACCGGAGGACCGATGTCTGA
- a CDS encoding ArsR/SmtB family transcription factor, translating into MDVVLQALADGSRRTVLEILRDHPATAGELADALPIARPGVSRHLRVLREAGLVDVQQEAQRRIYSLRPEALVEVDEWLEGYRALWRNRLDALHTEVARGKKARS; encoded by the coding sequence GTGGATGTGGTGTTGCAGGCGTTGGCGGATGGGAGTCGGCGGACGGTGTTGGAGATCTTGCGGGATCATCCCGCGACGGCCGGTGAGTTGGCCGACGCGCTGCCGATCGCGCGGCCGGGTGTGTCCCGGCACCTTCGGGTGTTGCGGGAGGCTGGGCTGGTCGACGTACAGCAGGAGGCGCAGCGGCGGATCTACAGCCTGCGGCCGGAGGCGCTCGTCGAGGTGGATGAGTGGCTGGAGGGGTACCGCGCGCTGTGGCGGAACCGGTTGGACGCCTTGCACACCGAGGTCGCTCGCGGAAAGAAGGCACGATCGTGA